The segment AATTCAGCAGGTGCCGCTGCAAGCCCTTGCTCTTTTAACGCAGATTCAACAGCTTGGTATGTAGGTAGGGTTATTTCACTCATGGTTTATTACCTTTATTTTTAGATCAAACAACGAACAAAGCGTTCTATTGTTACTTCACATTGCTATATCCACTTCATTTAGAGAATTCAAATCAAGCAAACATCAATAATTACATTTTTACTTAATTTCTAAAGCAGAAATAACAATGGGTCAGTAACCGCCTGTGTTATGCTAACACTTAAGCTCTGTTCGGCAAATCATAACGCCGGGCATAACGTTCAATAGTTAACCAACCACCAATTTGGTGTGATTAATATCTGATTAGTTAGAGACTATTGAGCACAAAGTGAAGTATAGCCGCTTGCATGTTGTAACCGCTTTTCCTATGATTTGGCGACAAGCAAAAGCGGAATGAATACCCATTAGGCATGGAGCAAACCGAAGATTTATGAGTACTCAGGCTGTAGAGATTCAAGTATTCGGCAGAAATATCAAAGTTAACTGCCCAACTGGTCAAGAGGATGCACTTCGTGCTGCCGCTTCTGATTTTGACCAACGCTTGAAAGATATGTCAGAGCGCACTAAAGTATCCAATGTAGAGCAACTGTTACTCTTTACAGGGCTTAACATCTGCAACGAGTTACATGCAGAGCGACTAGAACATAACGGAAGCGCTGGAATTTTATCCAATAAGATCAGTGCACTAGAAGAAAAATTAGATAAAGCATTGCAAAATTATCCAAAGCGTTGATAATGAATTAACCCTGGGGTGTGCGTCAGTGAATGAACGTCCCCGAGCCGATAAGCAAATACCCAGGATCTGCTTTTATTAGCTATTGAGCATGCTCAGCTCGACTGAGAAGCCTACGGTTAATGTTGCCGATCCACCTTGAACGTCTGGTTCAAGGGCATTATTTCGCAACGGCACCTTGGGGCACTCCTCTGTTTTACTTCCAATTTCAAAAGCATATCCATACAATTTAGCAAAATCCCAACTCAAGGATTGAGCCAAATGACACCACAGCTTGTAACCCCACGACAAAAAATAAGACAACAAATTCGCTTACAGCGACAACAACTTCCTCCTGAACAACAAAGACACGCTAGCCTACAATTACTTAAACAAGTTCAGCAATGCGAACAATTTATTGCCAGTCAACATATTGCGCTTTATTTGACCAATGATGGTGAGATCAGCACTCAACCCATTATCGACTGGTTATGGCAAAGCGGAAAATCTGTTTACCTACCGGTTTTACATCCTTTTAGCAAAGGGCACTTATTATTTCTTAACTACACCCCTAGCACTCCTATGCGCAAAAATCGCTATCAAATTTCAGAGCCCACTCTCGATGTACGAGCAGTAAAACCCGTTAATAAATTAGATATTATTTGC is part of the Photobacterium angustum genome and harbors:
- a CDS encoding 5-formyltetrahydrofolate cyclo-ligase, whose amino-acid sequence is MTPQLVTPRQKIRQQIRLQRQQLPPEQQRHASLQLLKQVQQCEQFIASQHIALYLTNDGEISTQPIIDWLWQSGKSVYLPVLHPFSKGHLLFLNYTPSTPMRKNRYQISEPTLDVRAVKPVNKLDIICTPLVAFDNSGQRLGMGGGYYDRTLSQWHQHKQGPYPLGLAHDCQYVEQLPSEQWDVPLPKIITPSKIHCW
- the zapA gene encoding cell division protein ZapA → MSTQAVEIQVFGRNIKVNCPTGQEDALRAAASDFDQRLKDMSERTKVSNVEQLLLFTGLNICNELHAERLEHNGSAGILSNKISALEEKLDKALQNYPKR